One window from the genome of Streptomyces sp. NBC_01476 encodes:
- a CDS encoding thiamine-phosphate kinase, with protein MKGTVGELGEFGLIRELTARLTSTPAVQLGPGDDAAVITAPDRRVVATTDVLLEGRHFRRDWSTAYDVGRKAAAQNLADIAAMGAVPTAVLLGLVVPAELPATWPVELMDGIRDECQVAGAAVVGGDVVRGETITVAITALGDLRNRAPVTRSGARPGNLIAVTGWLGWSAAGLAVLSRGFRSPRAFVEAHRRPEPPYHAGPAAAELGATAMTDVSDGLVADLGHIAAASGVDIDLRSADIDVPAQMSDIGQAVGVDPLHWVLTGGEDHAIVAAFPREVKLPARWRVIGETRPPAGRIPQVTVDGAPWDKAGGWDHFGDES; from the coding sequence ATGAAGGGGACTGTGGGCGAACTCGGGGAGTTCGGGCTGATCAGGGAGCTGACCGCCCGCCTCACCTCGACCCCCGCGGTACAACTCGGCCCCGGCGACGACGCGGCTGTGATCACCGCCCCCGACCGCAGGGTGGTGGCGACCACCGACGTACTCCTCGAAGGCCGCCACTTCCGGCGTGACTGGTCCACCGCCTACGACGTGGGCCGCAAGGCCGCGGCGCAGAACCTCGCCGACATCGCCGCCATGGGCGCGGTGCCCACCGCGGTCCTGCTCGGCCTCGTCGTCCCCGCCGAACTCCCCGCCACCTGGCCGGTCGAGCTGATGGACGGCATCCGCGACGAGTGCCAGGTGGCCGGCGCAGCGGTGGTCGGCGGCGACGTCGTACGCGGCGAGACCATCACCGTCGCCATCACCGCTCTGGGTGATCTTCGCAACCGGGCCCCCGTCACCCGTTCGGGAGCCCGCCCGGGCAACCTCATCGCCGTGACCGGCTGGCTCGGCTGGTCCGCGGCCGGCCTCGCCGTCCTCTCCCGCGGCTTCCGCTCCCCGCGCGCCTTCGTCGAAGCCCACCGCAGGCCCGAACCGCCGTACCACGCGGGTCCGGCGGCGGCCGAACTCGGCGCCACCGCGATGACCGACGTCAGTGACGGCCTGGTCGCCGACCTCGGCCACATCGCCGCCGCCAGCGGCGTCGACATCGACCTGCGTTCCGCCGACATCGACGTCCCGGCCCAGATGTCCGACATCGGCCAGGCGGTCGGCGTCGACCCGCTGCACTGGGTGCTCACCGGCGGCGAGGACCACGCCATCGTCGCCGCCTTCCCCCGCGAGGTGAAACTCCCTGCCCGCTGGCGGGTCATCGGCGAGACCAGACCGCCGGCCGGCCGCATCCCGCAGGTCACCGTCGACGGCGCGCCCTGGGACAAGGCCGGCGGCTGGGACCACTTCGGCGACGAGTCGTGA